Part of the Azospirillum formosense genome is shown below.
TGCGGTCGGGCACGCTGGCAAAGCGCAGGATGGGGTAGCTGGCCCAATCCACCGAGGTGACGCGGGTGTCGTCGCTGGCGACGCGCTCGAACAGGGTCCAGCTCATCGCCTGGATGATGCCTCCCTCCGTCTGGTTGCGGATGCCGTCGGGATTGACGACCTCGCCGCTGTCGATGGCCGCTGTGGCGCGGGTCATCCGCACCCGCCCGCTGCCGCGGTCCACCGCCAGCTCCACCGCCAGCGCCAGATAGGCGGCGTGATTCTTGTAGCGGGCGAAGGCGAAGCCGTGGCCGAAGCCCGGCGCCGGCGCGGAACCCGTCCAGCCGAAGCGCTCCGCCGCCAGCTCCACCACCCGGCGGGCGCGCGGGTCCTCCAGATGGCGCAGGCGGAACTCCACGGGATCGGCCCCGGCCAGCACCGCCAGATCGTCCATCATGCTTTCCAGCGCGAAGACGTTGGCGTAGGCGCCGAGCGACCGCAGCGCCGACACCCGCAGCGGCATGTCGGGCAGGAAATGCCAGAGGACGCGCGTGTTCGGAATGGCATAGAGCGGGATGGCGTTGCGGTCGCCGTTGCCGGCGGGGGTGATCTGCAGGGCGGCCGGTTCCGCCGGGAAGGGCCCGGCCAGATGGCGGGCGGCCAGCAGGGCGCCGGCCCCGCCGGGGCGGGTGGTGTGGGTGTTGGACCAGACGTCGAAGGTCCAGCGCTCGATGCGCCCGTTTCCGTCCAGGGAGGCCGCGGCCTCGATCATCATCGCCGGGCCATAGGGTTCCCCGGCATGCTCCTGCTCGCGCATCCATTGAACCCGCACGGGGCGGCCCGGCAGCTTGCTGGCGATCAACGCCGCGTCCGCCGCCGCGTCGTCGGCGCCGTTGTGGCCGTAGCAGCCGGACCCCTCCGCGTGGATCACCCGCACCCGCTCCGGAGGCAGGCGCAGCATCTCGGCGATGGCCTTGCGGTCGGGATAGACGCCCTGGGTGTGCGACCAGACGGTCAGCCCGTCCTCGCCCATCACCGCCACGCCGCAGGACGGCCCGATGGAACCGTGGAGCTGGTAGGGGCGGGTGAAGCGGGCGCGCAGGCTGCGCGGGCCGTCCGCGATGGTGCCGGCCTCGCCCCTGGCATCCACCGTGCCGACCTCGCGCTCCAGCCCGCGCAGCAGCTCGGGGATCGGGGTGTCGCCGGGCAGGGTCGCCGGCTCCTCCCAGCGGGCGGCGGCGGCAAGGGCGCGCATGGCCTTGACCGCCCGGTACTCCTTGTCGGCCACCACGGCGAGGAAGTCGCCGTCGCGCAGGACGGCGACCACCCCCGGCATCGCCTCCACCGCGGCGCTGTCCAGCGCGGTCAGCCGGGCGGCGGGGCTGGGCGGTCGGACGACGCGGGCGTGCAGCATGCCCTCCAAGCGCAGGTCCTGCACATAGGCCGCGCCGCCGGTCACCTTGGCCGGGATGTCGACGCGGGGCAGCGGCTTCCCCATCACCGAGAGCCGGTCCGGCGCGGTCAGCGGGGCGTCCGCCAGCACCTCCACCGTCAGGTCGAGCGACGCGGCCAGTTCCCCGTAACCGAGCGCGCGTCCGTCCGGCGCCGTCACCCGCCGGTCGGTGAAGCCCAGCGCGTCGGCCGGCGCGCCGAGGCGCCGCGCCGCCTCCTGCGCCAGCAGGGCGCGGGCCTGGGCGGCGGCGGCGCGGATGGCGGTGCCGCTGTTCTGCATGGACTGGCTGCCGGCGGTGTAGCCCTCGTTTGGGGTGCGGGCGGTGTCGGCGGTGACCAGGGTGATGGCGGCGGGGGGGACGCGCAGCTCCTCCGCCGCGACCTGGAGCAGGGCGGTGCGGATGCCTTGGCCGAGTTCGGCCTTGCCGGTGAAGACGGTGATGGCGCCGTCCGCGCCGATGCGGACCCAGGCGTCGAGCCGGGGCGTCTGGGCGAGGCTGCCCGGAGCGGGCTTGGACGGCCGGGCGCTTGCGCCGGTCTGGGCGGTCAGGGGGCGGGCCAGCGATGCGGTGACGACCAGGGCGCCGCCGCCGGCCAGCAGGCCGCGGCGGGTCAGGGGAAGCGGGCTGTGGTCGGTCATCAGCCGGCCCTCCCGTTGGGCGCGCCGGTCTTGGCGTGGCGCATGGCGTCGGCGGCGCGGCGGATGGCCCGCAGGATGCGCATGTGGGTGCCGCAGCGGCACAGGTTGAACTCCAGCGCACGGCGGATCGCCGCGTCGTCGGCGTCCGGCCGCTCCTGGAGCAACGCCTGCGCCCGCATCATCATGCCGGGAATGCAGTAGCCGCACTGGGCCGCCTGCTCCTCAATGAAGGCGCGCTGCATCGGGCCGGGCGCCTCGGCGGTGCCCAGCCCCTCGACCGTGGTGACGGCGCGGCCCTGCATCAGAAGGACCGGCGTGACGCAGGAGAGCACGGCGCGCCCGTCCACCATCACCGTGCAGGCCCCGCATTGGCCCAACCCGCAGCCGAACTTCGCCCCGTTCAGCCCCAGATCGTCGCGCAGCACGTAGAGCAGCGGCGTGTCCGGGTCCGCCTCCACCCGCTGCGGGGTGCCGTTCACCGTGAGGTCGATCGCCATGATGGGCTCCCTTGCTGGGTGCGCGTGCGGTCAGTCGGCGGCGCCGACGTTCCGCGGCGCCCGTTCGATGCCGTCGGCGGGGCGGACGGCGACATGGTGCGCGCCGCTGCGCGTGTCGGCCACCAGCCGTTCCAGCCCCTCCCATGGCGGCCGGTCGCTGAAGCGCGCGCGCAGGTGGCGCAGCAGGGCGACCATGTCGGCGTCGGACAGGGCGCCGCCGAAGGCCGGCATCACCGCGCTGACCGTGCCGTCGCCGGGGGGCAGGCCGAACAGCGTGACGTTGACGATGTTCTGCGGGGTCGTCGCGTTGACCGCCGTGCTGAGCGCGAAGGGCAGCCCGCCGAACGGCAGCGGCCGCCCGGACTCGTGGCAGATGGCGCAGGCCGTGCGGTAGATCGCCTCGCCCCGCCCGTCACCGCCGGTCCCGCCTCCACCACTTGCGGCGGGGGGACGGGCCAGGCCGTCGGCGGCGGGCAGGCTGGCGCCCGGCGGCGCCCCGGCGTCGGCGGTCCGGCGCGGAACCAGGGCCTGCAGGTCTTCGCCGCGGCGTCGGCGCTCGGCACTCGGAGCCCCCATGCGGTCGGCGACGTAGGCGGCGATGGCGGCCACGTCGGCGTCGGGCAGGCCGGCGAGGTTGCCGGTGACCTCGGCCATCGGCCCGCGCGACACGCCGTGCGCCGGGTGCCAGCCGTGCCGCAGGTAGAAGGCCAGGCTGTCCGCCGTCCAGGGGACGGGCGCCGGGGAGTCCCGGTTGATGGGGTAGGCCGTCCAGCCCTCGGCCTCGCCGCCGGCCCAGGCGCGGCCCTCGTCCACCGCGCCCAGCGCGTTGCGCGGGCTGTGGCAGGCGCCGCAATGGCCCAGCCCCTCCGCCAGATAGGCGCCGCGGTTCCAGACCTCCGTCTTGGCCGGGTCGGGGGTGAAGACGCCCTCGCGGAAGTAGAGCAGCTTCCACCCGGCCACCATCATCCGGATGTTCAGCGGGAAGGGCAGGTCGTTGGCCGGAGCCTCCGCCCGCACCGGGGTGCGCGTCATCAGGTAGGCGTAGAGCGCCCGGTTGTCGGCGTCGCTGACCCGCGTGTAGTGGTCGTACGGGAAGGCGGGGTAGAGATGCCGTCCGTCGCGGTCCACCCCGCGCCGCATGGCGCGGGTGAAGGCCGCCTCGCTCCAGCGGCCGATGCCGCTTTCCTCGTCGGGCGTGATGTTGGTGGAATGGATGGTGCCGAAGGGCGTCGGCAGGGCCAGACCCCCGGCGAAGGACCGCCCGCCCGGCACCGTGTGGCAGGCGATGCAGTTCCCCACCGCCGCCAGCCGGGCCCCCTCCGCCACCAGCTCCGCTGGAAAGGAGTCCGCCGCCGGGCGCGGCTGCGGCGGGATGGCCGTTTCCCACGCCCAAGCCACCGCCCCGACGCCGAGCGCGAGCAGCGCGACAGCCCCGCCGATCAGACCGCGCCCGAGTGAGTCATGCCGCGTCGTCCGTCGCCCCATGCGCGCGCCTCCCACCCTGCGAACAGGCGGAGCGGGCGATTGTTCTGAAAGCTCTCACCGCTCCATGACGTCGTCGAGGGTGGCGGCGAGGTCACCGGGCTCCACCGGCTTGTGCAGCAGACGGCAGCCGATCTTGCGGGCTTCGCGCAGCCGCTCCGGCGCCGTGTCGCCGGTGATGATGACCACCGGCACGTCCCAGCGGCGGCGGACCAGTTCCGCCACCGTGCGGCCGGTCTGCCCGCGCGGGAGGCGGTGGTCGGCGAGGACGACGTGCGGGCGGCTGCGCAGCCGGGGCAGGCGGTCGGCCAGCTCCTCGGCCGAACCGACGGCGGTCACCCGCACACCCCAGCGCTTCAGCAGCATGGTCATGGCGTGGCGCACCCGCTCGTCGTCCTCCACGAGCAGCACCCGCCGGCCCCTGATCCGCTCCGTCGGGGAGGCCGTGGCGGCCGCGCTGGTCGCGGCCACCGCCATGGCGCGGGCGGCAGCGGTCAGGCGGCGGTCGGGCTCGGAGGGAAGGGCGGCGCGCGGGACGGACACCGTGAAGACCGTGCCCCGCCCGACCTGCGAGCGCATGTCCAGCGTCAGGCCGAGCAGCCGCGCCATGCGGGCGACCAGCGGCAGGCCGAGCCCGAAGCCCTTGGCCGCGCTGCGCTCCGGGTTGTCGAGCTGGTGGAACTCCTCGAAGATGGCGGCGCGGGCGTCGGGGGGAATGCCCCGCCCGTCGTCCCACACCTGGAACTCCAGCGCGCCGGGGCGCCGCCGGCAGCCGAGGAGGACGCGCCCTCCGTGCCCTCCGCCGTGGCGGACGGCGTTGGACAGCAGGTGGGTCAGGATGCGTTCCAGCAGCCGCGCGTCGGTCTGCACCGCCACGCCGCAGGGATGGACGTGCAGGCTCATTCCCTCGGCCGCGGCGGCTCCCCGGAACTCCTGGGCCAGACGGCGCATCAGCGCATCGGGGCGGAATTCCGTGACCGTGACGTCCACCGCCCCGGCCTCAAGCCGGGCGAGGTCCAGAAGGCCGCTCAGCATCCCGCTCAGGCTGTCGATGGAGGACTGGAGGAGGTCCGCCGCCTCCCGCGCCGACGGGTTGGCGCCGACCGCGCCGCGCAGGATGTGGGCGTAGAGCGCCGCCGCCTGGATCGGCTGGCGCAGGTCGTGGCTGGCGGCGGTCAGAAAGCGCGCCTTGGCCCGGTCGGCGCGTTCCGCCGTCTCGTGGGCGCGGCGCAGCTCCTCCTCCCGGGCGCAGCGGCGGCCCTCGGCGCGGTGCAGCCGGTCGCGCAACCGTCCCATCTCACGGCGCTGCTCGACCAGTTCGGCGGCCAGGCGCGCGCTTTCCTCGACCAGCCGGCTGGCGTCGCGTTGAAGACGTTCCGCGGTCCGGACCCCTTCGGCAAGGTTGCGGTTCAGCGTCCCCAGGCTTTCACGCAACACGTCTCCGGTGGTTGACCCACCCTTGTCCCGTTCATCCGAATCCGCATGCTTCGGCATATACGTCTCCACGATGGCCCCCGCTCACCGCCGCAAGACAACTTCCGGCTCATGAGTCCACGTATGTCAGGTCACAACAGCGCAGAACGGGAATTGTTTTCGCTGGCATGACGATTCGCGCGCGTGCAAAGGTCCTCATCATCGCTTCCAGGATGTCGGTTGCGGAGCAGCGACACCTTGTGCCCAAAAGGGCGGCGGCGTGCCACGCATGCGGCGTGTCCCGGAGACGACGGAGTGATCGGCCGGCGGCACCGGGACGGTCGCCGCGCTGTTGACTCCGAGGGCGCCGTTCCGGCGTCGATGCGGGCGCCATGAAGCAATCAGGTGGACTTCCAACACGATACGGGAAGCCGGCGACGGGGCGGGGCGGCTTTGCGCCGCCGTTCCCATGCGCTGGCACGGTGATTGCTTCGTGTTCAAACGAATGCGGGTTTCCGCCATACGGGAAGATTCTTGATCTTGTTCGCCGCGCGAACAATCTATCGTCCCTGGCGCCTGCGCGGCCCGTGGCTGGTGCATTTGGAGGCAGGTTTGATCAACCCCATGATTACGGCCACCGCCGGCTGGTCCGAGGCGGTGGAGGAGCGGGCGCAGCGCTTGCTCCGCTTTCAGGTCGGGACCGAAGGGCCGGACGGCGTTCCGGTGACCGTGCAGACCATGTTCGAGCGTTGCGGCTTCACGCCGGTTGCCAGCGCCCGCTTTCTGATGTGCATCCCGCCTCTGACGGCGATGCACGAGCTGACCAAGACCGTCACGCGCTTCCGCATCGACGGCGAACCCTGCCCGGACCCGGCGGAGTTGGCGAAGGCGGCGCTCTCCTTCGCCGGGCGCGCGGTCGCGGTGCATGAGCTGCATCCGGAACGCCGCTTCGTCGCCGGCGTGATCTCCACCCTCCTGGGGTTGCAGGGGACCGGCCGGCGCTAGCGTCCACCGGGAGGCGGGCGCAGTCCCGATCGTTCGGAGAGCCAGGGGTCGTGCGGGTTCGCACGGCCCCTCGCCGTGTCCGGCTCCGGGGAATCTTCCATTCTTTAAAAGTTGTAACCGTCCTTTGGTTGCTCGTCCGCCGGACTCGCTTTATCAGTGGTCGACTGTATGACCATGGGCTGGTCCACCAGCTCTGGCGAAGGAGGGTGCGGCGATGGACAGGAAGCCGGTCGATTACGGGCAATACAGCATCCTGGTCATCGAAGATCAGCCCTTCGTGCGCCGGACCATCATGCAGATCCTGTCGCAAATCGGTTTCCGCTCGATCGCCGAGGCCGACAACGGCGAGACCGGCATGCGGGAATGCATCCGCGCCACCCCCGACGTGATCGTCTGCGACATCGACATGAAGCCGGTGTCCGGTCTGCAGTTCCTGGCCGATTTGCGGGCCAGCGCCGAGGTGAGCAACCGCCGCACGCCGGTGGTCTTCCTGACCAACCACACCGAATCCGAGATCGTGAAGAAGGCCATGGCCTTGGGCGTCAACGGCTTCGTCGTCAAGCCGCCGTCCTTCGGCGCCTTGAAGGAGCGGGTGGACCGCCTGCTGGCCGGCAAGTGAGGGAGAGGATGCGGGGCTTTTGGGTGGCGGCGATGTGCGGACTGGCGGTGCTGCCGCTGGCCGCCTGTTCGGGGGAGCCCGGCGAGTCCGACATGCGCAAGCTGGTGGAATCGCACACCAAGCGGGCGCTGGACGGCCAGGGGCAGGGCGGCTTCCGCGGCTTCGAGGGCTTCCGCAAGCAGGGCTGCGTCGACACCAAATACCGCAACGGCGTCCCGAAGCCGGACGACAAGCAGTATGATTGCTATTACGCGGCGACCTTCGCGCCGCAGCCGGGCGCCACGGCGATGACGGTGAACGGCAAGGGCCGCTTCACCCGCACCGACAAGGGTCTGACCTTCGAGGATCTGGGAGCCCAGCCTCGTTGATATGGCGCGCTGACGCGCCGGCAATTCAGCAAAGTCCGGAAAAGGAAACGGCCGGTCATGACCCTGTCATGAACCGGCCGCGTCAGATGGTGGAAGGGGCTGGATTTGAACCAGCGTACGCTTACGCGGGCAGATTTACAGTCTGCTGCCTTTAACCACTCGGCCACCCTTCCGCTGATGCTTGACGCGACCATCGGAGACCTGCCGTTCATCGGGCCTTGCTTGGCCTTCCGTCCGGCGGGTGGCGTTATCTAACGGGTAGCGGCGCTCCGGTCAAGCGGCTTTCTTCACCCGCCGCGCATCTTTGTTCGGAGCCCTTCGTTTAAAGCCCTTCGCCGCGGGCCACGCGGGCCAGGGCGCTCAGCGGGTCGCCGTCCTCCGCGCTGAAGCAGGCGCCGAAGTCGTCGCACACCTCGCAGTTCGGCGACTTGCACAGCATCAGCCCTTCGCGCTCGCACAGCTGGCGGTAGAAGAACTTCTTCCATTTCATGTCGCCGCTGTTCAGCGCGACCAGAGACGGGAAGTGGCGGCGGAACATGGCGTTCAGCTCGCGCCGGTTGGCGAAGCCCATGTCCTGCCAGAGATGGTTCGGCCCCAGCGCGCGGCGGGCGATGATGGCGGCCAGCCATTCCTCCTCGACCGTCCCGGCGGCGCGGTGGTCGAGCAGGAAGGCCCGCAGATCCTCCTCCTCGATGGCGTCCTCGCCGCCGCCGTCGGGCAGGATCGGGAGGAGATGGGTGAAACCCGCCGCGTGCCGCCGGATCAGTTCGGCCAGCGCCGCTCCCTGCAGCCCCAGCGCGGCGGCGAGGCCGCCTGGATGCTGCGCGGCCAGACCCACGATGCGGGTGAACAGCAGCCGGTCGAGGGCCGGTCCGTCGGCAACGCCGTCCAGGGCGTCGGCGGGCGGCTGGGTGGGGACGGCCAGGGCCGGAGCGGCGACGCCTGCGGTCACGGGGGCGGCAATCATGGTCGGCGAACTCCCGCATCGGGGGGTTGTTCGGTCATGACCCTGATGGTGGATCAAATTCCCGCAACTGCGAAGTGGTTTTTTGCAGGTGCGTTGTCGAAGCCTGCCCGGCAACCGCTTCAGCCGTTCAGGACCTCGGCCGTGAAGCATTCGAAGAATCCGTCGATGACGCGGTCGGCCTTGGCCTTGACCAGCTTGACCGCCAGCCGGCCGACGGCCCCGCCCAGCGCCGCCGCCAGCGTGAAGGACAGGTGGGTGTGGCCGTCCACCTCCTCCAGCGTGATGCGCGCCTCGCCTTTGACCGCTCCGGCCAGTCCCCCCTTGCCCTCGGCGTAGAGGATGTAGAAGCGCGGCGCGTCCTCCGGCGACACCCGGACGCTGCCGGCGAATCGCGCGTTCAGCGGCCCGACCGTGGCGCGCACGCGGGCGGTGTATTCGGTGGGCGACAGACGGTCCATCTCCTCCAGCACCGGGATGCAGCGTTGCAGCACGGCGGGATCGCAGAGCGCGGTGAAGACCCGCTCGCGCGCCGCCGGAATCCGGTACTGGCCGTTCAGTTCCATGAATCACCTGTTGTTGGTCGGGCCAGTTGTCGGGCCGGAAATGCCAAGCGATTTGGTGAATGGAAGACCCGCTTCCAAGACGCGCAATCGAGCACGGAGAGCGACAAACATGCGGCAGGCCGTCACGACGCTGACCACCCGGACCCGCGGCCAGGGCCTGTTCGAGGTGACCGAGCCGGTGGCCCGCTGGGTCGCCGCCCAGGGCATGGAGACCGGTCTGCTGACCGTCTTCTGCCGGCACACCTCGGCCTCTCTGGTGATCCAGGAGAACGCCGACCCGGACGTGCGCGGCGACCTGGAGCGCTTCTTCAAGCGGCTGGTCCCGGAAGACCCGGCGCTCTACGACCACACGATGGAGGGGCCGGACGACATGCCCGCCCACATCCGCAGCGCGCTGACCACGGTGCAGCTGTCCATCCCCGTGCTGGAGGGGCGGATGGCGCTGGGCACCTGGCAGGGCATCTATCTGTTCGAGCACCGCACCCGCCCACACGAGCGGACCCTGGCGCTGCATCTGCTGGGCGAGTGAGGGCCAAGCGCCCGCGCGTCTACCCCAGCCAGCCCGCGACATGGGGTTCGAGCCACCGGAACAGGACGACGGCGGCGACCAGCCAGATCCCGATCATCAGCGCGGCGGCGGCGTGGCTGACCGGGCGGTCGGCCAGCCGGGCGGCGTTGGCCCGGTGTTCCTCCAGCACCGCCGCCGGGATCAGGCGGATGACCAGCAGGATGCCGAGCGGCACGATCAGCAGGTCGTCCAGATAGCCGAGGATCGGCACGAAGTCGGGGATCAGGTCGATGGGGCTGAGCGCGTAGGCCGCCACCGCGGCGGCGGCCACACGCGCGTACCACGGCGTCCGCGGGTCGCGCGCGGCCAGATAGAGCGCGATCACGTCGCGCTTGATCCGCCGCGCCCAGCCCTTCGCCGCCGCGAGCATCGCGACCCGTCAGCCCGCCGCCGGGACGGGAGCCGCCGACTGGCGCAGCCGCTCCAGCAGGGTCTTGGTGGCGAAGCCGTCCGGCACGGCGCCGATCGACTGCTGGAAGCGGCGCACGGCGTTGCGGGTGTTGGCGCCGACGATGCCGTCCGCCGTCCCCGGCTCCATGCCCAGCGCGGCCAGCCGCTCCTGAAGCTCGATCCGCTCGTCGCGGCTCAGCGCCGGCTCGTGGCGCGGCCAGCTTCCCTGCACGCCGGACCGGCCGGCGAGACGGTCGGACAGCAGCGCCACCGCCAGCGCGTAGCTGGTCGAGGGGTTGTACTTCATGATCGCCCGGAAATTCTCCCGGACCAGGAAGGCCGGACCCTGCGCCCCGGCGAGCATCAGGACGGCGGCCCGTTCCTCCTCGCCGCCGCTCAGATCGCCGCCGCCGACCGGCCGGACGCCGAGGCGGCGCCATTCGGACACCGGCTTGGTGATGTTGTACTCGGCCTGCTCGTAGGGAAAGCCGGCGGGCAGCGTGACCTCCTCGCCCCAGCGCTCGCCGGTGCGCCAGCCGTTGGCCTGCACGAACTTGGCGGTGGAGGCGAAGACGTCGGGCAGGCTGCCCCAGATATCGCG
Proteins encoded:
- a CDS encoding response regulator transcription factor, which codes for MDRKPVDYGQYSILVIEDQPFVRRTIMQILSQIGFRSIAEADNGETGMRECIRATPDVIVCDIDMKPVSGLQFLADLRASAEVSNRRTPVVFLTNHTESEIVKKAMALGVNGFVVKPPSFGALKERVDRLLAGK
- a CDS encoding cytochrome c — translated: MGRRTTRHDSLGRGLIGGAVALLALGVGAVAWAWETAIPPQPRPAADSFPAELVAEGARLAAVGNCIACHTVPGGRSFAGGLALPTPFGTIHSTNITPDEESGIGRWSEAAFTRAMRRGVDRDGRHLYPAFPYDHYTRVSDADNRALYAYLMTRTPVRAEAPANDLPFPLNIRMMVAGWKLLYFREGVFTPDPAKTEVWNRGAYLAEGLGHCGACHSPRNALGAVDEGRAWAGGEAEGWTAYPINRDSPAPVPWTADSLAFYLRHGWHPAHGVSRGPMAEVTGNLAGLPDADVAAIAAYVADRMGAPSAERRRRGEDLQALVPRRTADAGAPPGASLPAADGLARPPAASGGGGTGGDGRGEAIYRTACAICHESGRPLPFGGLPFALSTAVNATTPQNIVNVTLFGLPPGDGTVSAVMPAFGGALSDADMVALLRHLRARFSDRPPWEGLERLVADTRSGAHHVAVRPADGIERAPRNVGAAD
- a CDS encoding secondary thiamine-phosphate synthase enzyme YjbQ codes for the protein MRQAVTTLTTRTRGQGLFEVTEPVARWVAAQGMETGLLTVFCRHTSASLVIQENADPDVRGDLERFFKRLVPEDPALYDHTMEGPDDMPAHIRSALTTVQLSIPVLEGRMALGTWQGIYLFEHRTRPHERTLALHLLGE
- a CDS encoding nitrogen fixation protein NifQ gives rise to the protein MIAAPVTAGVAAPALAVPTQPPADALDGVADGPALDRLLFTRIVGLAAQHPGGLAAALGLQGAALAELIRRHAAGFTHLLPILPDGGGEDAIEEEDLRAFLLDHRAAGTVEEEWLAAIIARRALGPNHLWQDMGFANRRELNAMFRRHFPSLVALNSGDMKWKKFFYRQLCEREGLMLCKSPNCEVCDDFGACFSAEDGDPLSALARVARGEGL
- a CDS encoding carbon monoxide dehydrogenase subunit G; the protein is MELNGQYRIPAARERVFTALCDPAVLQRCIPVLEEMDRLSPTEYTARVRATVGPLNARFAGSVRVSPEDAPRFYILYAEGKGGLAGAVKGEARITLEEVDGHTHLSFTLAAALGGAVGRLAVKLVKAKADRVIDGFFECFTAEVLNG
- a CDS encoding (2Fe-2S)-binding protein, whose amino-acid sequence is MAIDLTVNGTPQRVEADPDTPLLYVLRDDLGLNGAKFGCGLGQCGACTVMVDGRAVLSCVTPVLLMQGRAVTTVEGLGTAEAPGPMQRAFIEEQAAQCGYCIPGMMMRAQALLQERPDADDAAIRRALEFNLCRCGTHMRILRAIRRAADAMRHAKTGAPNGRAG
- a CDS encoding molybdopterin cofactor-binding domain-containing protein; translated protein: MTDHSPLPLTRRGLLAGGGALVVTASLARPLTAQTGASARPSKPAPGSLAQTPRLDAWVRIGADGAITVFTGKAELGQGIRTALLQVAAEELRVPPAAITLVTADTARTPNEGYTAGSQSMQNSGTAIRAAAAQARALLAQEAARRLGAPADALGFTDRRVTAPDGRALGYGELAASLDLTVEVLADAPLTAPDRLSVMGKPLPRVDIPAKVTGGAAYVQDLRLEGMLHARVVRPPSPAARLTALDSAAVEAMPGVVAVLRDGDFLAVVADKEYRAVKAMRALAAAARWEEPATLPGDTPIPELLRGLEREVGTVDARGEAGTIADGPRSLRARFTRPYQLHGSIGPSCGVAVMGEDGLTVWSHTQGVYPDRKAIAEMLRLPPERVRVIHAEGSGCYGHNGADDAAADAALIASKLPGRPVRVQWMREQEHAGEPYGPAMMIEAAASLDGNGRIERWTFDVWSNTHTTRPGGAGALLAARHLAGPFPAEPAALQITPAGNGDRNAIPLYAIPNTRVLWHFLPDMPLRVSALRSLGAYANVFALESMMDDLAVLAGADPVEFRLRHLEDPRARRVVELAAERFGWTGSAPAPGFGHGFAFARYKNHAAYLALAVELAVDRGSGRVRMTRATAAIDSGEVVNPDGIRNQTEGGIIQAMSWTLFERVASDDTRVTSVDWASYPILRFASVPDRIDVHIVERPGDPFLGTGEAAQGPTAAAIGNAVRAATGRRLRDLPFTPDRVRESTATG
- a CDS encoding hybrid sensor histidine kinase/response regulator, which encodes MRESLGTLNRNLAEGVRTAERLQRDASRLVEESARLAAELVEQRREMGRLRDRLHRAEGRRCAREEELRRAHETAERADRAKARFLTAASHDLRQPIQAAALYAHILRGAVGANPSAREAADLLQSSIDSLSGMLSGLLDLARLEAGAVDVTVTEFRPDALMRRLAQEFRGAAAAEGMSLHVHPCGVAVQTDARLLERILTHLLSNAVRHGGGHGGRVLLGCRRRPGALEFQVWDDGRGIPPDARAAIFEEFHQLDNPERSAAKGFGLGLPLVARMARLLGLTLDMRSQVGRGTVFTVSVPRAALPSEPDRRLTAAARAMAVAATSAAATASPTERIRGRRVLLVEDDERVRHAMTMLLKRWGVRVTAVGSAEELADRLPRLRSRPHVVLADHRLPRGQTGRTVAELVRRRWDVPVVIITGDTAPERLREARKIGCRLLHKPVEPGDLAATLDDVMER